From Neobacillus sp. PS2-9, the proteins below share one genomic window:
- a CDS encoding dihydroorotate dehydrogenase — MIEFLGHMTPSKKLERQLFGLPFPTPVGLSGKIDPQLSGLQAFQNLGFGFVEIGPVSLHGLIGKEELDVHEQTLSMTDFSIKLTTVKDKLHSLKKKKVPFFIRAEGSLEEVEQLCEELLAFSDGFIVNGDAFPSPDHFHLFQKKVNKPVILAYSADNITNLENYHPSGILLEGCHRDTLVTLRKSLGNGVPIITSGGIREPQDGVALLEHGASLVMLGFEYVFSGPGLPKRINETYSDMLPKESVKIDGWLWYWLFGLAITVAGCIALFFSMTSIILPYDESFLGMLRNDLVQFNPAILYFMAHDRMTLSGTMISGGIIYMQLARHGIRHSLHWARKAVNIAGTIGFLGIFLFIGYGYFDWLHGLFWLVLLPLFILGYVKSRAANKTPTSINRFNHRKWKWSLIGQLSFVILGFALTIGGGVISVIGASHVFVPTDLTYLCLTPDMLNAFNDRLIPVIAHDRAGFGSALLSVGLLVLMLALWGIREGERWVWWTFTLGALPAFLSGLLTHFVISYTDFVHLLPAYFAVGLYLVGVICTAPFLFIRK, encoded by the coding sequence ATGATTGAATTCCTTGGTCACATGACCCCGTCGAAAAAATTGGAGAGACAACTATTCGGCCTTCCCTTCCCTACGCCGGTTGGGCTAAGCGGCAAAATCGACCCGCAACTATCAGGGCTTCAAGCCTTTCAAAACCTTGGGTTCGGCTTCGTCGAGATTGGTCCGGTCTCCCTTCACGGTTTAATAGGGAAGGAAGAACTGGACGTTCACGAACAGACCCTAAGTATGACCGATTTTTCTATTAAGCTAACTACCGTTAAAGATAAACTTCACTCTTTGAAAAAGAAGAAAGTCCCCTTTTTCATAAGGGCCGAGGGGTCATTAGAAGAAGTCGAGCAGCTTTGCGAAGAGCTCCTCGCTTTTAGTGATGGGTTTATCGTCAATGGCGATGCGTTTCCTTCACCTGACCACTTTCATCTTTTTCAAAAAAAAGTAAATAAACCTGTTATATTAGCCTATTCAGCAGACAACATAACTAATCTAGAAAACTATCACCCTAGTGGAATCCTCCTTGAAGGATGTCACCGTGATACACTCGTCACATTAAGGAAATCGCTAGGCAATGGCGTTCCCATCATTACGTCAGGTGGAATCAGGGAACCACAGGATGGGGTCGCCTTATTGGAACACGGCGCTTCCCTTGTGATGCTGGGCTTTGAGTATGTGTTTTCCGGACCTGGCTTGCCAAAGCGGATTAACGAGACCTACAGCGACATGTTGCCGAAGGAGTCCGTGAAGATAGATGGCTGGCTTTGGTATTGGCTGTTTGGCTTGGCGATTACAGTCGCTGGATGCATTGCCCTGTTTTTCAGCATGACGTCAATTATTCTTCCATACGATGAATCGTTTTTGGGCATGCTTCGAAACGATCTCGTCCAGTTCAATCCGGCCATCTTATACTTTATGGCCCATGACCGGATGACCCTTTCGGGGACCATGATTTCTGGTGGTATCATCTATATGCAGCTGGCGAGGCATGGGATTCGGCACAGCCTCCATTGGGCGAGAAAAGCAGTTAATATTGCCGGTACGATTGGGTTTCTTGGCATTTTCTTATTTATCGGCTACGGCTATTTCGACTGGCTTCATGGGCTGTTTTGGCTGGTTTTATTACCTTTATTTATTTTGGGCTATGTAAAATCAAGAGCGGCGAACAAGACACCAACAAGTATCAACCGCTTCAATCATCGCAAATGGAAATGGAGCTTGATTGGGCAATTATCCTTTGTCATACTCGGGTTCGCCTTAACGATTGGCGGCGGCGTCATCTCCGTCATTGGCGCATCCCATGTTTTTGTCCCAACGGATCTGACTTATTTATGTCTCACTCCAGACATGCTCAATGCGTTCAATGACCGATTAATCCCTGTGATTGCCCATGACCGGGCGGGGTTCGGCAGCGCCTTGTTAAGTGTCGGTCTGCTTGTCTTGATGCTGGCCTTATGGGGCATCCGCGAAGGCGAACGCTGGGTTTGGTGGACGTTTACACTTGGTGCCCTTCCCGCCTTTTTATCCGGACTACTCACGCATTTTGTCATTTCCTACACGGATTTCGTCCACTTACTACCTGCCTATTTCGCCGTCGGGCTCTATCTTGTCGGCGTCATTTGTACGGCCCCGTTTTTATTCATACGAAAATAA
- a CDS encoding EamA family transporter yields MSVVLALLAALFAAITGILAKIGMENVNSNLATAVRTIVVVVMAFIVVLVTGQLQTISAITNKALLFIGLSGIATGLSWLFFFRALAIGEVSKVVAIDKASIVLTIILSVLVLREPAKAVVIAGGAIISIGTFILIGKNEEKKRFTGSQSYIVHAIIGAVFAALTAILAKIGLEGVDSNVGTFLRTVVILFFAWGIVLFQGTFKELRGISKKGYLFLILSGVATGLSWLCYFAAIALGDVSVVAPIDKFSVVLTMVLSFLILKEKVAKHKILGGVLITVGTIILIL; encoded by the coding sequence ATGAGTGTAGTGTTGGCATTACTGGCCGCTTTGTTTGCAGCAATAACCGGGATATTAGCCAAGATCGGAATGGAGAACGTCAATTCCAATTTAGCCACGGCGGTTCGAACCATCGTTGTGGTGGTGATGGCCTTTATCGTGGTCTTGGTGACTGGTCAACTTCAAACGATCTCGGCAATTACCAATAAAGCCCTACTGTTTATTGGGCTTTCGGGCATTGCAACGGGTTTGTCATGGCTGTTTTTCTTCAGGGCTCTGGCAATAGGAGAAGTGTCTAAAGTCGTGGCAATTGATAAGGCCAGTATTGTGCTGACCATTATTTTATCGGTTCTTGTGTTGAGAGAGCCTGCTAAAGCCGTGGTCATTGCGGGAGGGGCCATTATTTCCATTGGTACGTTTATCTTGATTGGGAAAAACGAAGAGAAGAAACGATTTACGGGATCGCAAAGTTATATTGTGCATGCGATTATAGGGGCTGTTTTTGCGGCGTTAACGGCTATTTTAGCAAAAATAGGGCTTGAAGGGGTCGATTCGAATGTCGGTACCTTTTTGCGGACTGTTGTCATCCTCTTTTTTGCATGGGGGATCGTGTTGTTTCAAGGGACCTTTAAGGAGTTGCGGGGGATCTCCAAAAAGGGCTATCTTTTTCTTATCTTATCAGGTGTAGCAACTGGTTTGTCGTGGCTGTGCTATTTTGCCGCGATTGCCTTAGGGGATGTTTCGGTCGTAGCTCCCATCGACAAATTTAGTGTCGTGCTCACGATGGTGTTGAGCTTTCTCATTTTAAAAGAGAAAGTAGCAAAACATAAGATTTTGGGCGGAGTCCTTATTACGGTTGGGACGATTATATTGATTTTATAG
- a CDS encoding YitT family protein: protein MGTIKKNKTSKLRMILRGFMVILGGFIAAYGLETVLIPNNVSDGGVTGLSIVGSELFGLPLGILIALLNLPFIWLGYKQIGKSFAIFSIIGIISLAVGTSLMHHTPAIIEGDTLLITVVGGIILGFGMGLALRNGGALDGIDMLAVLLSRKLPFGTSDLILFLNTFVFIFVSTVFGLQGAFLSAIAYFIASKVIHIVEEGLSGSKTFLIITTQPESMIETIRDRLGRGATYKEAYGGFSNEMFKEITCVINRLEETKLKEIINEIDPKAFVTVYDVAEVKGGNFRKHDIH from the coding sequence ATGGGTACGATTAAAAAGAATAAGACGAGTAAACTTAGAATGATTTTAAGAGGATTCATGGTCATCCTCGGTGGATTTATTGCGGCCTATGGACTCGAAACGGTATTAATTCCAAACAACGTATCCGATGGAGGCGTGACGGGGCTTAGCATCGTTGGCTCCGAGCTGTTTGGTTTACCGCTAGGAATTCTCATTGCCTTATTGAACCTTCCCTTCATTTGGTTAGGCTATAAACAGATTGGTAAAAGCTTCGCCATTTTTTCGATAATAGGAATCATTTCTTTAGCTGTTGGGACAAGCCTCATGCACCATACCCCGGCTATTATTGAAGGGGATACCTTGTTAATTACTGTAGTGGGCGGGATTATCCTCGGTTTTGGGATGGGGTTAGCGTTACGTAATGGCGGTGCGTTAGATGGCATTGATATGCTTGCCGTCCTGCTCTCGCGGAAATTGCCGTTTGGGACAAGTGACCTTATTCTCTTCTTAAATACCTTTGTATTTATTTTCGTTTCCACCGTATTCGGTCTCCAAGGGGCATTCCTTTCGGCCATTGCCTACTTTATCGCTTCAAAAGTCATTCATATTGTCGAAGAAGGGTTAAGCGGCTCGAAAACCTTCCTTATTATCACGACTCAACCTGAATCAATGATCGAGACCATTCGTGATCGCTTAGGCCGTGGGGCAACGTATAAGGAAGCGTATGGCGGCTTTTCGAATGAAATGTTTAAAGAAATCACCTGCGTTATTAATCGCTTAGAAGAAACCAAGCTAAAGGAAATCATCAATGAAATTGATCCAAAGGCCTTTGTTACTGTCTATGACGTAGCAGAGGTAAAGGGTGGCAATTTCAGAAAGCATGATATTCATTAA
- a CDS encoding DUF1284 domain-containing protein, which produces MYKLRGHHLFCLLGYRGMGYSQEYVENMTRLHQTLRENPKTLIQLVKGPDQLCEKYPNTGDYHCQDANLYDRDAFILEKMDLLIGQILKWEDIESRIKKHVIPTDIQTVCETCHWRTYGVCEEGIQEILDGKGLREVK; this is translated from the coding sequence ATGTATAAGCTACGTGGACATCATCTTTTTTGCCTTTTGGGTTATCGGGGAATGGGTTATTCCCAAGAATACGTGGAAAATATGACGCGCTTGCATCAAACCTTGAGAGAGAACCCTAAGACGTTGATTCAGCTTGTAAAAGGACCCGATCAATTATGTGAAAAGTACCCGAACACTGGCGATTACCACTGTCAGGATGCCAACCTCTATGATAGGGATGCTTTTATTTTAGAAAAAATGGACCTTCTAATCGGGCAAATCCTAAAGTGGGAAGACATTGAGTCCCGCATCAAAAAACATGTCATCCCCACCGATATCCAAACAGTCTGCGAAACCTGCCACTGGCGTACCTACGGGGTTTGCGAAGAAGGCATTCAAGAAATTCTTGATGGGAAGGGCTTAAGAGAAGTGAAATAA
- a CDS encoding sugar nucleotide-binding protein, whose translation MEKVLILGASGLVGIALIEEFRDGFDLYGTYSSTLTSLQEGKQMKLELQQTDKLREIIRSIKPDIVISCLRGEFEHQLKFHKELAMELRGSGSRLYYFSTTNVFDGDYSKPHSETDLPISESDYGNFKIECESMLKEILGERAMMIRIPAIWGKNSPRWNVMKESIKENKEIDVYSNLVCNNLLDVQLAKQLRFIINNKLKGIFHLVSEDMMTQGQFYEQIISAVAADTSILRYRLFQDRTDIQYFALKSNREDIPSSLQFNSKEIISSLLD comes from the coding sequence ATGGAAAAGGTACTTATTCTAGGTGCAAGCGGTCTTGTAGGAATAGCTTTAATAGAAGAATTTAGAGATGGTTTTGACCTCTATGGAACATATTCTTCTACGTTAACCAGTCTCCAAGAAGGTAAGCAGATGAAATTAGAACTTCAACAAACCGATAAGTTGAGAGAAATTATACGCTCAATTAAACCCGACATTGTGATATCTTGCCTAAGAGGAGAGTTTGAACATCAGCTCAAGTTTCATAAAGAATTGGCAATGGAACTACGTGGGAGTGGTAGCCGTTTGTATTACTTTTCTACTACTAATGTTTTTGATGGGGACTATTCAAAGCCACACTCTGAAACAGATCTACCTATTTCCGAATCAGATTATGGAAATTTTAAAATTGAATGCGAGAGTATGTTAAAAGAAATTTTAGGTGAGCGCGCGATGATGATCCGAATCCCAGCGATATGGGGTAAGAATTCGCCAAGATGGAACGTAATGAAGGAAAGCATAAAAGAGAATAAAGAGATCGATGTGTACAGTAATTTGGTATGTAACAATCTTTTGGATGTTCAGTTAGCAAAACAATTGAGGTTCATTATTAATAATAAGCTTAAAGGCATTTTTCACTTAGTTTCAGAAGATATGATGACTCAAGGCCAATTCTATGAACAGATAATAAGTGCAGTTGCAGCTGATACGAGTATATTGCGGTATAGACTTTTTCAAGATCGTACAGACATACAATATTTTGCCTTGAAATCAAATCGGGAGGATATACCGAGCTCGCTGCAGTTCAATAGTAAAGAGATTATTTCATCCTTATTGGATTAA
- a CDS encoding DUF3291 domain-containing protein: protein MAFVAIYTVGRLKHPNEHPASREFFEVGHKVIRQASSSGQLIKEFSPDGVPFPEEVIKGEGSPILTLTVWRSLQSLYRFTYSGKHKQALRDRSKWIEPHQEKQPTYVVWWTEMVKDVSWEEAFKRYNHYIQHGPTPFAFDYKHAFDECGKTLLVN from the coding sequence ATGGCATTTGTTGCGATCTATACTGTTGGCAGGTTAAAACATCCGAATGAACATCCTGCTTCTCGTGAGTTTTTTGAAGTTGGACACAAAGTCATTCGACAGGCTTCTTCTTCCGGGCAGCTTATAAAGGAGTTTTCACCTGATGGAGTGCCCTTCCCAGAGGAAGTGATCAAAGGTGAAGGTTCTCCTATTCTTACACTAACAGTATGGAGAAGTCTTCAATCTTTATATCGTTTTACCTATTCAGGTAAACATAAGCAAGCGCTACGAGACAGGAGCAAGTGGATTGAACCTCATCAAGAGAAACAGCCTACATATGTGGTGTGGTGGACGGAAATGGTGAAGGATGTATCCTGGGAGGAGGCTTTCAAGAGATACAACCATTATATTCAGCATGGACCAACTCCATTTGCGTTTGACTATAAGCATGCATTTGATGAATGTGGGAAGACGCTCTTGGTTAACTAG
- a CDS encoding aldo/keto reductase, with protein MFDQIPILGFGVYQIQDATECEQSVYDAILAGYRLIDTAASYLNEEAVGRAIKRSGVPREELFITTKLWVQDTGYESTKKAFSKSLEKLQLDYLDLYLIHQPYGEIYGSWHAMEELYREGKIRAIGVSNFQMDRLVDLMIHNEVIPAVNQVETHPFCQQIESHNLMKENNVQIESWGPFAEGRNNMFQNEVLGSIAENYNKSVAQVILRWLTQRGVVAIPKSVRKERIIENITIFDFELSQEDMEKISTLDTKNSLFFSHNDPEMVKWIGTRKLDI; from the coding sequence ATGTTCGATCAGATACCTATTCTAGGCTTTGGAGTTTATCAAATACAAGATGCAACTGAATGTGAACAAAGTGTTTATGATGCTATTTTGGCTGGTTATCGTCTAATAGATACCGCTGCCTCTTATCTAAATGAAGAAGCGGTCGGAAGAGCGATTAAGCGGAGTGGTGTGCCAAGAGAGGAATTGTTTATAACTACAAAACTCTGGGTTCAGGATACTGGATATGAGAGCACGAAGAAAGCATTCTCAAAATCACTAGAAAAACTGCAATTGGATTATTTGGATTTGTATTTAATCCATCAGCCATATGGTGAAATATATGGTTCCTGGCATGCAATGGAGGAGTTATATCGTGAAGGGAAAATAAGGGCAATTGGAGTGAGTAACTTCCAAATGGACCGTCTAGTGGACTTGATGATTCATAATGAAGTGATTCCTGCCGTAAACCAGGTTGAAACCCATCCTTTCTGCCAGCAAATAGAAAGTCATAACCTTATGAAAGAAAACAATGTTCAAATAGAGTCATGGGGACCATTTGCTGAAGGAAGAAATAACATGTTCCAGAACGAAGTTTTAGGATCTATAGCCGAAAACTATAATAAATCCGTTGCACAGGTGATTTTACGATGGTTGACACAGAGAGGAGTCGTTGCGATTCCAAAGTCTGTTCGTAAGGAACGAATCATCGAAAACATTACGATCTTTGACTTTGAATTAAGCCAAGAGGATATGGAGAAAATTTCTACGTTAGATACGAAAAACAGCTTGTTCTTCTCACACAACGATCCTGAAATGGTGAAATGGATTGGTACGCGTAAACTTGATATTTAA
- a CDS encoding DUF6376 family protein — translation MKKVHFFLIIAVSLFLSACSFLGEVNDSIDYVNQATDHINKLNNFAQEAPQLIEQAANDLAIQKELETKLVTLKQDIEDFININNVPSVAKDIHQELVVKNELLLGEINEVLQNGHLALDQLENSQLLTTVNEITNLLNRIKNLGQ, via the coding sequence ATGAAGAAAGTACATTTTTTTCTTATAATTGCGGTCTCACTGTTCCTAAGCGCATGCTCATTTCTAGGGGAAGTGAATGATTCAATTGACTATGTCAATCAAGCAACTGACCATATTAATAAATTAAACAATTTTGCACAAGAAGCCCCTCAATTGATCGAGCAAGCTGCGAACGATTTAGCAATCCAGAAAGAACTTGAAACTAAATTGGTGACCCTTAAGCAGGATATAGAGGACTTTATTAACATCAATAACGTCCCTTCTGTGGCAAAAGACATCCATCAAGAATTAGTTGTTAAAAATGAACTTTTACTTGGTGAAATCAACGAAGTGTTACAAAACGGACATTTGGCGTTGGATCAGTTAGAAAACTCCCAACTACTCACAACAGTTAATGAAATAACCAATTTGTTAAATAGAATAAAAAACCTGGGGCAATAG
- a CDS encoding histidine phosphatase family protein codes for MQILLIRHGESEDDFLEENYNGTTDLPLTPNGRIQVEKMSQRVLNEFPPDFIWSSTLKRARETAEVLSNTIGCPVEYIDQLREQQESENNLEFRLRGESVLSFIKENSKENTRVAVVTHGGMITKLIESFLELPKEHNKWFHTNNTGIHFLDYYKGLQIIKFANSTSHLD; via the coding sequence ATGCAGATTTTGTTGATTCGTCACGGAGAATCGGAAGATGACTTTTTAGAGGAGAATTATAATGGAACAACAGATTTACCTTTAACACCAAATGGACGTATTCAAGTAGAGAAAATGTCACAACGCGTATTAAATGAGTTTCCACCCGATTTCATATGGAGTAGTACATTAAAAAGAGCCAGGGAAACTGCCGAGGTTTTATCCAATACGATTGGTTGTCCTGTTGAATACATAGATCAGTTAAGAGAACAACAGGAATCAGAAAATAATCTAGAATTTAGGTTGCGCGGGGAATCTGTTCTTTCATTTATCAAAGAAAATAGTAAAGAAAATACTAGAGTTGCAGTAGTAACCCACGGTGGTATGATAACCAAATTGATTGAAAGTTTTCTTGAATTGCCAAAGGAACATAATAAATGGTTCCACACCAATAATACAGGGATTCATTTTTTGGATTATTACAAGGGCCTACAAATAATAAAGTTTGCAAATAGTACATCTCACTTAGATTAA
- a CDS encoding SRPBCC family protein gives MESVKQVTVETTVQAPVEKVWKYWTEPTHITKWNSASDDWHTPVAENDLRPGGKFHSRMEAKDGSFGFDFGGVYDEVKVHEVIAYTLGDGRKVTITFKGQDNQTQVIETFDAETTNPVEMQQQGWQAILDNFKKYAEQS, from the coding sequence ATGGAATCAGTTAAACAAGTAACAGTAGAAACAACTGTTCAAGCACCCGTTGAAAAGGTATGGAAATATTGGACAGAGCCCACTCATATAACCAAATGGAACAGCGCTTCAGACGACTGGCACACACCAGTTGCAGAAAATGATCTAAGACCGGGTGGGAAATTTCATTCGCGAATGGAGGCCAAAGATGGCAGTTTTGGTTTCGATTTTGGTGGAGTTTATGATGAAGTGAAAGTTCATGAGGTGATTGCTTATACACTAGGCGATGGAAGAAAGGTTACAATCACCTTTAAAGGTCAAGACAACCAAACCCAAGTTATCGAAACGTTTGATGCTGAAACGACGAATCCCGTTGAGATGCAACAACAAGGGTGGCAGGCGATTCTAGACAACTTCAAAAAATACGCAGAGCAATCGTAA
- a CDS encoding DUF1835 domain-containing protein, giving the protein MNFLEIKEKVKDLPEKEVRTYLQHILFRIGMLDDKEYPLEEFSNELRKIYHYILNPIELIEDRFENGNYKKVHILFGYPYLRPALNELKLHEEELILTFYDNFAVGPLANLETVTGQRKRLEWIKSNLEDEEGEADKYLDDLQRAITQLISIPDHVPIHIWNSENAHEQTGLVFTMYLLRERKNNIFIVNTGQVYRELFKKKSTKYNPLFSGEIISEELQTIYQYSQENQKNVTNMERTHFEMEWLTLASSSTTLRIWENGGIKSVSEDYYDEFIIEKAKKLIGKKKGFIKSARLIGEVYAHIFQYIGDSYLEYRVRKLIEKGIFNYEGSLEAMRYYSIKLR; this is encoded by the coding sequence GTGAATTTTTTGGAGATTAAAGAAAAAGTTAAAGATTTACCAGAGAAGGAAGTAAGGACATACTTACAGCATATTCTTTTTCGAATAGGAATGTTGGATGACAAGGAATATCCTTTAGAAGAGTTTTCAAATGAACTTAGAAAAATATATCACTACATTCTTAATCCAATAGAACTTATAGAAGATAGATTCGAAAATGGCAATTACAAAAAAGTTCATATCCTATTTGGATATCCATATTTAAGACCAGCATTAAATGAATTAAAGTTACACGAAGAAGAATTGATTCTGACTTTCTACGACAATTTTGCTGTTGGCCCACTAGCTAACTTGGAAACAGTAACTGGTCAAAGGAAAAGACTTGAATGGATTAAAAGCAATTTGGAAGACGAAGAGGGTGAGGCGGATAAATATTTGGATGATCTTCAAAGAGCCATTACTCAATTAATATCTATTCCAGATCATGTTCCCATTCACATATGGAATTCAGAAAATGCTCATGAACAAACTGGCCTTGTATTTACCATGTACTTGTTAAGGGAAAGAAAGAATAACATCTTTATTGTTAATACGGGACAGGTGTATAGAGAGTTATTTAAGAAAAAGTCGACAAAGTATAATCCATTATTTTCAGGAGAAATCATCTCAGAAGAATTACAAACCATTTACCAATATAGTCAAGAAAATCAAAAGAATGTAACGAATATGGAGCGTACCCATTTTGAAATGGAGTGGTTAACTCTAGCATCAAGCTCTACTACGTTACGAATATGGGAAAATGGTGGAATAAAGAGTGTTTCTGAGGACTATTATGATGAATTTATTATTGAAAAGGCAAAGAAACTGATTGGGAAGAAAAAGGGCTTTATAAAGTCTGCGAGATTGATCGGTGAAGTCTACGCCCATATTTTTCAATACATTGGTGACAGCTATTTGGAATATAGAGTTAGAAAACTAATCGAAAAGGGGATCTTTAATTACGAAGGTAGCTTAGAGGCGATGCGGTACTACAGTATTAAATTAAGATAA
- a CDS encoding YqzG/YhdC family protein has translation MKKLLICLVIIFVSGSSGIYSSNFTHTSYAQQKPIPPYAKWGQLAMKSTQEKYPNAQINDYLHFGRISGSRTSTEKFKLWLKDQHKEFGVLVDIEFNNTTEKVIKVTFKETTK, from the coding sequence ATGAAAAAGTTATTGATTTGTTTAGTCATTATTTTTGTTTCGGGATCAAGTGGTATCTATTCATCGAACTTTACTCATACCTCATACGCACAACAGAAACCTATTCCTCCCTATGCTAAGTGGGGACAGTTGGCAATGAAGAGTACACAGGAGAAGTACCCAAATGCCCAAATTAATGACTATCTCCATTTCGGACGAATTAGTGGCTCTCGGACATCAACTGAGAAATTTAAATTATGGCTAAAAGATCAACATAAAGAATTTGGCGTTTTAGTAGATATTGAATTTAACAATACAACAGAAAAGGTCATTAAGGTCACTTTTAAGGAAACCACCAAATGA
- a CDS encoding ECF transporter S component: MNTTLSSPGTTKTRVIVINALFIALTLVATMFINIRLPLMGNGGLIHLGNVPLFIAALLYGKRTGFIAGAFGMGLFDVISGWALWSPFTFVIVGAMGFVVGLISEKVPGKSVVVNSLAIATALIIKVVGYYFAEVILYGNWIQPFGSVPGNIMQVVIAGIIVVPLVGRLKKRAKQ, translated from the coding sequence ATGAATACAACATTATCATCTCCAGGAACAACTAAAACAAGAGTTATCGTCATCAATGCACTTTTTATCGCCTTAACCCTCGTAGCCACAATGTTCATTAACATTAGGCTCCCATTGATGGGTAACGGAGGTCTCATCCATTTGGGTAACGTACCTCTTTTTATTGCTGCCTTATTATACGGCAAAAGAACAGGATTCATAGCAGGCGCTTTCGGAATGGGCTTGTTCGATGTAATTTCCGGTTGGGCCCTATGGTCACCATTTACCTTTGTCATTGTTGGGGCAATGGGATTCGTAGTCGGACTTATTTCCGAGAAAGTACCTGGCAAAAGTGTAGTTGTGAACTCTCTTGCAATCGCAACTGCTCTAATCATCAAGGTGGTTGGCTACTATTTTGCTGAAGTGATCCTATACGGAAACTGGATTCAGCCTTTTGGTTCGGTTCCTGGAAACATCATGCAGGTCGTTATAGCGGGCATTATCGTAGTACCTCTTGTAGGACGATTAAAGAAAAGAGCTAAACAATAA
- a CDS encoding isochorismatase family cysteine hydrolase: protein MDNQNGKTALLVMDLQNGIVSRFAENTEILQPFKEAVEAARQKGIPIIFVRVGFSEGYPEVSPYNKIFSAISKSGGMTLMDSSTHIHESVQPKPDEPIITKYRISAFAGSNLEVILRAQQINTLVLSGISTSGVVLSTVREAADKDYSITVLSDACLDADPEVHRVLMEKVFPRQADVQTVDDWIGTLK, encoded by the coding sequence ATGGACAATCAAAATGGTAAAACTGCTTTGTTAGTAATGGATTTACAAAATGGCATTGTATCCCGCTTCGCAGAAAATACGGAGATTCTTCAACCGTTCAAGGAAGCTGTGGAAGCTGCTCGTCAAAAGGGTATACCTATTATTTTTGTTCGAGTAGGGTTTAGCGAAGGGTACCCAGAGGTCAGTCCATACAATAAGATATTCTCAGCTATCTCTAAATCCGGCGGAATGACCCTCATGGATTCATCCACCCACATTCACGAATCTGTCCAGCCTAAACCTGATGAACCCATTATTACCAAGTATCGTATTAGTGCATTTGCGGGCAGCAATCTTGAAGTCATCCTTCGCGCACAACAAATCAATACACTTGTTCTTAGCGGAATTTCTACAAGTGGAGTCGTATTATCAACAGTAAGAGAAGCAGCGGATAAAGATTATTCCATTACAGTGCTTTCGGATGCATGTCTGGATGCAGATCCTGAAGTTCACCGCGTTCTTATGGAAAAGGTATTTCCACGCCAAGCGGATGTTCAGACCGTTGACGATTGGATTGGTACGTTGAAGTGA